The Mesorhizobium sp. AR10 genome includes the window TCGGCGATGTGCCGCAAGAGTGCGGCGGCGAAGGGCGAATTGCGTCCCGTACCGTCCATCGCCACAGCACCGGGCGCGGTCGAGAAAGCGATGAACGAGCCGCGCGTCGTATCGAACTGTGCAAGGCCGGCGAGAGCGGTGGCCGAGCGGGTGGTGGCGTTGCGGCTGAGACTACGCGCGAAGGGGTTGTTGCGGCAGGCATCGAGAAACACCAGGCTGACCTTGGTCTGCTGCTCCATGATGTCGAGAACTTCATCGATCGGCACGGCTTCGAGCCGCAGCCTGACCGGCATGTCGAGCCTGGCATCGACCGGCACGATGAAGTTGCGCCCGTCGACCTGCAGGCCGTGTCCGGCATAGTAGAAAAGCCCAACGCCGGCGCCTTCCAGCGCATCGGAAAATTCGCCGATCTTGCGTTCAAGCTCGCGCTTGCCGAGATCATTGCCTTCGATGACCTCGAAACCGATGCTGCGAAGCTTGTCGGCGATGTCGAGTGCATCGTTGGCCGGATTGGCCAGGGTGCCGGCTTCGGCATAGGTGCCGTTGCCGATGACCAGCGCCACGCGCCTTTCTGGTTGCGCATCGGCGCTCAGGAGCAAAAGCCCCAGAAACGCCAACGAAAAGATGATCAGCCTGCCCATGGAGTTGGATATAACTCCACTGGGCACGACGGTGGCAACAAATTTGAGTTGTGATGAATCAGGGCTAGCGTGCGGCCATCGAAACGCCCTTGCGCCGGCGCCCTGTATCGGGCAAACCGGCGTTCCTTTCGCGATTTTCCCGCCCGAGGCCCCCATGTCCGCAACGATTTCGCCGCTCGCGCCGAAGAAATATCCCAAAATGCCTGTCATCGAGGGCGTGCGCATCGCCACCGCCGAGGCCGGGATAAAGTACAAGAACCGCACCGATCTGCTGGCCATGGTCTTCGACGCCGGCACCACGGTCGCCGGCGTGTTCACCAAGTCGAAATGTCCGTCGGCGCCGGTCGATTTCTGCCGGCAGAATCTGGGGGCGGGCAAGGCGCGCGTGCTGGTCGTCAATTCCGGCAACGCCAATGCCTTCACCGGCAAGAAGGGCCGCGCGTCCACCGCATTGACCGGCGAAGCGGCGGCCAAGGCTGCGGGCTGTAAGCCAGGCGACGTGTTCCTGGCCTCCACCGGCGTCATCGGCGAGCCGCTCGATACAGGTAAATTCAGCCATCTGCTCGCCGGGCTGGTCAAGGACGGCAGGCCGGAGCTGTGGACCGAGGCTGCCAAGGCCATCATGACCACCGACACCTATCCGAAAGTGGCAACCGCGACGGTGAAGCTTGGCGACACCGATGTCACCATCAACGGCATCGCCAAGGGCGCCGGCATGATCGCGCCCGACATGGCGACGATGCTTTCCTTCATCGCCACCGATGCGCCGATCGCCGCCCCAGTGCTGCAGGACCTTTTGTCGCGCGGCACGGCCAAGACCTTCAACGCGGTCACCGTCGACAGCGACACCTCGACCAGCGATACGCTGCTGAT containing:
- the argJ gene encoding bifunctional glutamate N-acetyltransferase/amino-acid acetyltransferase ArgJ, which codes for MSATISPLAPKKYPKMPVIEGVRIATAEAGIKYKNRTDLLAMVFDAGTTVAGVFTKSKCPSAPVDFCRQNLGAGKARVLVVNSGNANAFTGKKGRASTALTGEAAAKAAGCKPGDVFLASTGVIGEPLDTGKFSHLLAGLVKDGRPELWTEAAKAIMTTDTYPKVATATVKLGDTDVTINGIAKGAGMIAPDMATMLSFIATDAPIAAPVLQDLLSRGTAKTFNAVTVDSDTSTSDTLLIFATGAAAKRGAPAISDPKDARLGAFRRALGKVLKSLALQVVRDGEGARKQVEVTVTGAKSARSAKRIALSIANSPLVKTAVAGEDANWGRVVMAVGKAGEPADRDLLSIWFGDNRLAHEGERDASYSEAATSAYMKRDEIRIRADIGIGRGKATVWTCDLTKEYVAINGDYRS
- a CDS encoding caspase family protein; this encodes MGRLIIFSLAFLGLLLLSADAQPERRVALVIGNGTYAEAGTLANPANDALDIADKLRSIGFEVIEGNDLGKRELERKIGEFSDALEGAGVGLFYYAGHGLQVDGRNFIVPVDARLDMPVRLRLEAVPIDEVLDIMEQQTKVSLVFLDACRNNPFARSLSRNATTRSATALAGLAQFDTTRGSFIAFSTAPGAVAMDGTGRNSPFAAALLRHIAEPGQSINDMMIAVRRDVVSETRESQRPWEQGSLLERFEFVPSGEPVAEARPAVDPAPSTQVAALERSVGDKGSIETFLRRQYLAPDTQAMSDTVKRLYGPSATIFGTRYDADAIVKLKTDWFAQFASWSFSLEPGSLQVTPHSEDRADAVFAMAYDYVPKDKSASRLTGKARVTLALVRTDGDWRIASETSEATK